The genomic DNA ACTCCTCGCGGGTGATGGCGCCGTCGCCGTCGAGATCGTAGATGCCAAACAGGTCCCGGGCGACGCCCGAGAGGCGAGTCTCGTTCGCCGTGGTTTGCAGGCGCGCCTCCAGGAGTTTTTCCAGGGCCTCGATGGCTTTGGAAAATCCCTCGATGCCCTCCGCAAGTTTCTCCCGGGCCATGGTGTCTTCGGCGTGCATGCGCTCGAAACTCGGCTTGTCCACCGTGATGCGCTCGACCTTCTGATCTCGCGCCAGCGCGGGGTCCAGCTTTCGCGGGAGCGGGCGCTCCGCCGCTTTGAGCTCGTCCAGCAGCTTCGGCGCAATGGTCAACAAGTCACAGCCTGCGAGCTCTTCGATCTCGCCGATGTTGCGGAAACTCGCGCCCATCACCTCGGTCGTGTACCCGAAATGTTTGTAATACTCGTAGATGCGCGTGACGCTGATGACGCCTGGATCTGCGGCGCCGACGTAGTCCTTGCCCGTGGCCTTCTTGTGCCAATCCATGATGCGACCGACGAACGGGGAGATCAGCGTGACCTTGGCTTCGGCGCACGCCACCGCTTGGTGCATGCCAAAGAGCAGCGTCAGGTTGCAGTGGATCCCCTCGCGCTCGAGCTCCTCGGCCGCGCGAATGCCCTCCCAGGTCGAGGCGATCTTGATCAGCACTCGCTCCCGTGACGCCCCGGCAGCCTCGTACTGCGCAATCAGCTGGTGAGCCTTGGCGATCGTGCCGGTCGTGTCGAACGAGAGTCGCGCGTCGACCTCCGTCGAGACTCGGCCGGGCACGATCCCGAGGATACGCAGCCCGAACTCGACGCTCAGGCGATCGATTGCGTGGGCGACGATGGCGCGAGGTGAGGCACCCGCGCCGGCTTCCCGACGCGCGAACTCGAGGGCGTCGTCCACCACTTCCGCGTACTCCTTCATCTGCGCCGCTGCAGTGATGAGAGACGGATTCGTGGTGGCGTCGCGCGGTTTGAACTTCTCAATCGACGCGAGGTCACCGGTGTCGGCGACCACGACGGTCATCTTGCGGAGCTGGTCGAACAATGAATCGGGCACGCTGCGCCGAGTATGCACGAGCGATGCGGCCAAGCAAACCCCGCCGGTCCATCCGGCGTGCGGGCCGTGCCGGCTCAGTCGGCGGACTTTTCGGCAGGCTTGTGTCCGAGCAGCACCTGGTACAGGCCGCCCTCGATCAGATCCGCGAGCACGTCGCGCTGTTCGGTGGAGAGCACGCCGAGCACGCTGTCGGTGCGCTCGCCGGCTTCCGCAATGCGCGCGCGGAGGATTTTCGCCTTCTTCGCGCGGAAGCT from Myxococcales bacterium includes the following:
- a CDS encoding transaldolase; translated protein: MPDSLFDQLRKMTVVVADTGDLASIEKFKPRDATTNPSLITAAAQMKEYAEVVDDALEFARREAGAGASPRAIVAHAIDRLSVEFGLRILGIVPGRVSTEVDARLSFDTTGTIAKAHQLIAQYEAAGASRERVLIKIASTWEGIRAAEELEREGIHCNLTLLFGMHQAVACAEAKVTLISPFVGRIMDWHKKATGKDYVGAADPGVISVTRIYEYYKHFGYTTEVMGASFRNIGEIEELAGCDLLTIAPKLLDELKAAERPLPRKLDPALARDQKVERITVDKPSFERMHAEDTMAREKLAEGIEGFSKAIEALEKLLEARLQTTANETRLSGVARDLFGIYDLDGDGAITREEWAGTRAVFDALDRDGDGRITPEELAAGVGAAHWLKT